In one window of Macadamia integrifolia cultivar HAES 741 chromosome 2, SCU_Mint_v3, whole genome shotgun sequence DNA:
- the LOC122089462 gene encoding heavy metal-associated isoprenylated plant protein 28-like: MTITEMRVHMDCAGCESKIRKALKKLEGVDDVDVDMGMQKVTVTGWAEQKKVLRTVRKTGRRAELWVFPYNPEYEGYTQHYYQQHNQHQGSHPLTYYIPQPSSSYNYYKHGYDGPSHGYYHHPSHSTIFDERAGAMFSDENPNACSIM; encoded by the exons ATGACG ATTACAGAGATGAGAGTCCACATGGACTGTGCTGGATGTGAGAGCAAGATCAGGAAGGCACTAAAGAAACTAGAAGGAGTGGATGATGTGGACGTGGATATGGGCATGCAGAAGGTGACTGTCACAGGATGGGCAGAGCAGAAGAAGGTGTTGAGGACGGTGAGGAAGACAGGAAGGAGGGCAGAGCTGTGGGTCTTTCCGTACAACCCGGAGTATGAGGGCTACACCCAACACTACTATCAACAGCATAATCAACATCAGGGCAGCCACCCGCTCACCTACTATATCCCTCAGCCTTCCTCATCTTACAACTATTACAAGCATGGCTACGATGGCCCTTCTCATGGTTACTACCACCATCCTTCTCACTCTACCATCTTTGATGAACGCGCTGGTGCCATGTTCAGTGATGAAAACCCTAATGCTTGCTCTATCATGTAA
- the LOC122089804 gene encoding heavy metal-associated isoprenylated plant protein 28-like, translating into MTITEMRVHMDCAGCESKIRKALKKLEGVDEVDVDMGMQKVTVTGWADQKKVLKTVRKTGRRAELWLFPYNPEYQGYTQHNYYQQHNQHQGSYPVTYYAPQPASSYNYYKHGYDGPSHGYYHRPSHSTILDERAGAMFSDENPNACSIM; encoded by the exons ATGACG ATTACAGAGATGAGAGTACACATGGACTGTGCAGGATGCGAAAGCAAGATCAGGAAGGCATTAAAGAAACTAGAAGGAGTGGATGAGGTGGATGTGGACATGGGAATGCAGAAGGTGACTGTCACAGGATGGGCAGACCAGAAGAAGGTGCTGAAGACAGTGAGGAAGACAGGAAGGAGGGCAGAGCTGTGGCTCTTTCCCTACAACCCGGAGTACCAGGGCTACACCCAACACAACTACTATCAACAGCATAATCAACATCAGGGCAGCTACCCGGTTACCTACTATGCCCCTCAGCCTGCTTCATCATACAACTATTACAAGCATGGCTATGATGGCCCTTCTCATGGTTACTACCACCGTCCTTCTCACTCTACCATCTTGGATGAACGCGCCGGTGCTATGTTCAGTGATGAAAACCCTAATGCTTGCTCTATCATGTGA